The following nucleotide sequence is from Drosophila simulans strain w501 chromosome 3L, Prin_Dsim_3.1, whole genome shotgun sequence.
GCAAGGCAAAGTGCACATGCACTTACAGCGACAATGGCGGGGATCGATGGGCCTCGAGGGGGGTTCAGAGGGTAGTTTCAAGGGGGTTTTCCGGGGGATACTCCTCTGCTGGagagagtgtgtgtttgttggtgttgctAGCATGTCTCCCAAGTGTTGGCCGCGTAAGGGTAATGAATTAAAATAACTTGATTGCATGAAATTGAACGAATTGTTGCCCAAGGAACTCGAGacagaaaatggaaatgggaaatgagaATCGTGTACAGGGCGAATGCAACTCGCGGAAATTGCACTCCttgtgcatatgtgtgtggaaaatatttactgAAATTTGTATATTAAGTGACGACACCAATGGCAACGACAGCAACAATGGCCTTTGTCATTGTTGTTCTAGTCTTTGATGCTGTTAGCGTCACGGTCGCACTCGCCAAGTGCGAAGTATATCGCTTGcatatgtgcatgtgtgcgtatgtgttgCACAATAGAAGTCAGGATGCATGAATGAGCGCTGCTAACTGCGTGGGAGGACTCTGAACGGTTCCAGGACCAAGGAAGGAACTCGCAAGACAAAGGACACGGAAAAGGAGGCGGAAGAGCGGAGGAGGGTCGAGAAACGAAGCGAATGCTGCAGGCATTTAGCCGTTCAGTTTCGCTTCACTAGACCTCATGTGAGTAAACTTCACAGTAGATATTCACAGTAGAAATCTTTATGCAGCagatttctaaaaaaaaattggcacttttaaagttatttttacGGAAAATGTAAGCATTAGAAGTTAGTTCGAGTTCGTCACATTCTTactaaaaataaaggaaaacagCAACTATTCTCTATCgattaaatatagttttttgtataactACGCTTCAAAAAGTTGtgacaaataaactaaatgttaatatattttaaaaagctaATTGAAAAGCTAATAATATTTCCGAGTCAACAACatcaaaatcaattgaataatttaattttcttaattcgcatatgcataaattaacCCATTTAGTTTAGAAGGGTTATAGCTTAACTGGCCTCAgcatatgtaaatttaaatttcacatttcaattaatattaattgccGAGAGACATATACAATTTAAGATTACTGTCCCAAATGAGATTAGTGGTTTTTAGGCATGTTAAGTTTTCTGATTTACAATGCAGACTAATTGATGCACTTTTTAGAAAATCAATATTCAGAAATTTGTGTTTCTCTTCTCAAAAGACACTTTTCTCGTATCCTTCATAGTCACCCATCACTGTAGATCACAAAAGACACTGCAGACAAGATTTGTGCAAGCATTTTCGCACtaacaaattcaattatttgcaagcactttaaaaatgatttaatgcCTGTCGTCCGACGAAGCGACACATTGAGCCATTAAACGAAACTATAAATGTTTGCATTTAGCAATGGTTTATGTCACAAACTCACATATTCGCCTAATGCCCAGTAACATGGCTCAGAATACCAAACGAAATTCATACGCCTCGTTGGACGCGTtgagtttagtttagttttggAATTGTTCAACTCTGTCTGTTTGTCCGGGAATTTCCGTCTGGCCTGCTCCATATGCATTATAATTGCCTGTTATTCGGCCattgtataaataattattatttaatttgcttgcACTTGTTGGTGCAATCAGACTGTTTGTTTCTTAGTTTGCACTGGCATAGCCCAAAAATTATGTTAACTCCTGATTACTGAGCGCTTTTTAATGGGCCTCGCGTGtatggaaatttaattgactGAGCTCCGTGCAACATAATAATCTATTTAGTCTTTATGTGTATCAATAAATTACTCCTTACCACACCGGCATGTCATAAATGGCCCATAGCAATTGGCCAACTTTATTGATTGGTGTTGGCCAACTTGAAATCCTTAAACCTTTTGGTGCTTTCGTGTATTAAGTTTATTAGTTTAGGCTTTGGAAGTTTTGgctttaaaacttattttttataccgTATAACTATAACTTATGataaaactttttactttGATTAAATGGCTGTTTAGATATTGCTTTAAATTATCaggcatttttatggcattgaatCCATTTTCAGATTGTGTACATTTCCTTTTAAATTCACAACATTGATTTAactcatttttttgttgaaatattgTGGAATTCTTGCACGTGTTATAAAGTTTCTCGTGTATTTCGgttgattaaatatttgcacagaatttaattaagtaatagtttaataaaatatttattgttgaaCTGCACAGCGATTTTTTTCCGCATTCAATAAACTTGAACTGTAATCGCTGAGTTTTCCTTACATCACGATTTTATGTTGATCCgttaaatacattaaaatgcaatttgtatataattGTTAATATCTTGCGGCGACACACATTATAGGCTTCAATTTCGTTTATTGATTTACAAAACAAAGACTTTTTTACATAGGCGAATATAATTGGcatcatttacatacatttaacTTGCACTTGTTTTGCCATTACAGGACTTTCAGGCGggtatttataaataatatttatttaaatgcatttccgGAAAcgagtttattattttcattagcCAAAATGACCATGTTAACGGGAAAGGCGCAGATACATTAAATTctatataatttacatttgttaATGCATTCAAAATCGAGtggaattttgaaaatttccatATCAGTGCGCATTTGTATATCCcgtatttattgaattaaatgcGTTCGCATTTGTGCGTTTTTATTAACTGGCCAAAAATGGCTTAATTACGTGCATCACACAAACGAACACTTGGAAACCATTTCAATGgagggtgcaaaaaaaaaaaagaaatagcaCTGCACTAAAATTGCAATCTGCAGTTTATCCTGTTTAAGCGATGATACGCCAActtattgatttaatttgcttCCTGTGCTGTGTTGTGCTGAAATCATTATGCCCGAAAGAGGAGAACTTGCGCACACACATGTCGAAGGGGGCGGCAGTATggttgggggcgtggcagggtcACACACTCGAGCGTAAAACGTTGCCCAAAATGAGGTCAAAGTGCGCTGGCGTTTTGCGTGACTGAGCGCTCGTTTCGCTCTCACCATATATgcttatactatatatacacatacatatatatatatatatgaacgAAGGATTCAAGGATGTGTCGCTGCCGTGGTATTGTGCTTTATATTTtcactattttatttttgtgctgacgcacacacaaactcaAGCCCGTGTGAACTCGCCCAGCtccatttgcttgtttgtttgtttgcccgtATCCTGCGGCTGATGAATCAACTTTTGCCTTTACTCAAGTCACGAAACACAAACCGAAAAACGCACCGAAATCAAGCGGTCGAGGATTACATTTGCGTGAAATCAGAGACAATCGAACGCACGGGACACACGGGACACCGGACCGGAAAAGCCGAAAACAGGACACAGACACCGAGATCCGGTTAAGGCTCCGCATTCCCAGTGGGTCTCTTGATTAAGCGTGATTCTGCCGGCCAACACGTCGGATGAGCAGCAATGCCAATGCGCATCCTTTGACTGCGAAGTGACCCGTTTCACTGGCGACGTGCTAATTGCTTGTCCAGGATAATGAATACTTCATTTGGCGGCCGGCGACGGAGCGACTGTATCTTTCGTCACCATTTAATCCACTTGCTTCGAACTACGCGGTGCGACTAATTCCAGCGACGAAATGCTAAAGCAacgacgccggcagcgacgACGGCTGCTAGTTAGTTAGCGTGCTAagcagcaggaacaacaataGAGCATATcgtgcacagagagaaatagTCTTtaacatattatatttaatatttacaactgGTTTCAATTCATTTATAAAACAGCCTTTGTTGCAGTTTATTTCCACAAAATGTTGTATTATCGcgtaataatattataaaatttgtcTGCATGcaagcaataaataaaaggaaagCTGGGCTGCAACTTTCTCCTGGTGCACAAACACATTGGTGAAGAGTGGTTAGCAAAATGGGTGGGTGACATATAGCATTCGAGACCGAGACAACGATGTCGTGCGGTCTTGTGGTGGTTATGTAGTGGGTGCCGACTTAAGAGCGGGTAGTGGGATGTGCCTTGGACTGACCGGGCGATTTGCTGCGGCTTAGCCATTAAACTGGGCACATTATTAGTTTAAGCTTGGTCCGGACTTGGGTCACTGCTACGATTAACCGTAATAGGCGTCAATTGGAAAATTACCGCCGATCTGCCGCACATCTGAGGCCAAATTGCCGGCGTCGATGTATCCGTGTCTGTTGGGTGTTTGGGTTCTGATTTTGCCGAGCTCAAAGACAAAAGGCCAGGGACTAAGATTTCTCTAATTTGCTGGGTTACCCTTTATTGAATACTCTGCTGAGTGTTTGGGGTACATTGACTAGATGGACATGAATTAAGGTTATATggatttaatacattttacaaaTGTATCTCTCAGTAATGCACTTGGCAATCATTTCTACTTCTTTGTTAGTTTATTATGGAATGAACATTTTTTCTGCAGCATCATGTACTTCCATATCTTAAGTCTAGCCTTCGGTTTTGTGTCCCCAGTGTTATCTAAATATTTGATGACTTCTACGTCGGTTTTTTGCCGctcatttaaaattcaatttattttcgggTGACAATGCGGCACGAAAAAAGAGTCTGTCACAGAATTTGCATTACTTTTGGCATTGATTTTTTGCACGGCGAGGGAAAGCGAATCAGATGCCGTGGGTCGCGAATCTAGATGGGGGCATCTTGGCTCCGTAATTCGTGTGGCAATTGTCTTAATTCGAAAATTGCAACTCTCGCGTTCCGTCGTAGACAAATTGTGGCCATGCACGAGTGTGTACGCATCTGGGCAACCACGATAATGATTGTGTCCCAAGATCCAAGATCCAACCAGATGAGTAGACACAATTctattttgttgctgctgcgccttATCTGCTGCCCATCAATGGGAgggaaaaaatattcacacactgagagaaacacTAAATTTCCAAGAGTTTATGTttccataaaaaaataatttatatttttgtatagagtatttgcaatgcattgtacaaatattaagtagTAAGTCcagaattaaaatataatattgtttaaatatgtaataCGCAAATGCACAcagttttttaattacaaattacaaaaaaattataaattttatatataaatattttatattatttttttcactacACTCTTGTTAAATAAACTCTCATATGCTCTCTCTATTTTGCCAGAAACGCGGTTCGgtcaaataaaaattggcGATTGACCTTTGACCCCGGCTGCTTCGAGATGGGCTTTTTACTGTTGTGAATTCATTAGAGGCGTTTGTTATTTTGCTTATTagttaattgcatttgatgctcgaaaacatataaaaaaaacaccacTCACCACTGATCTTGTTGTCATGTGATCGAAAAACCAACGTCGCTCGAGCTCATTAAACCAGTTATGAATGCAgttgtgtgtgcgggtgtttCGCTACAATAACAATGACAACGAAAGTAACAACACCATCTGGGGGACTGAGATCACGTGCGGTTTAGTCTGGCCGTTATGGGCTATGGTAATGACTTGACACAGACTCACAGATCGGAATCGGAATACACGAACGGGTCATCTGACGTGTGCCCACTGTGCCTGTCCGAAgctttgccattttaatttgcaaaacaCTGAGGGAAAAGTGTGAGGCACAATTGCTGTGACAAGATAGTCACTTAGAAAAACACGAATTAGTTCcacttaatttgatttcaaagTGGAGCGATCTGTTATCTTTATTTAATCAGCAAAGTCGCATGCAATTGAATGCTGAAGGGTGTGTACTGtgaatcaaaaataaaatatataaaaatatatgtattttatttttatcaaccaatatattttatatattgaaaaatgtaatCTCTTAACacatgttttttatttttatatgcatcCCGGAGCtgcagtttattttaaatcttttATAGAGTATCTGATGGTCGCCTAATGCGCGCTTTAGGCCTTCTCACCTCACTTAAGTCAATTATTTGTGATATTTAATTTGtcactatatatttttgctatttttttattgtcacAAGTTTAACCGCATTCAGTTTTTGTTGACACATTTCGGTTGCCCTACCAATTGTCCGCTCATTAATCGCTCTAACCAAACATTAACTACATTATTGAGTTATGTTCGGAAGGGagattgcattttaatttgatctCTGCCGCTTGATTTCCAATTATAATttcaacaaacaataaatcgaaaaaatattcaaatgccaAGTGGAGCGTGCTAACGGctcattgtttattttcactcATTTGTTGACAAATGAATATGCAGACAACATTGAGCTAATTAGAATTTCTAGTTCACATAACCCGACAAATCTTTCTCATAAAGCGATAGACTAATATAGgtgaaatatatatgaacTTCAAACAGtttgaaactaattaaataaattattaaaatattgtattatttatgatGTAGtcttatttataattttcactGAAACAAATAGTAATTGTTCAGCGATGAGTTTaggtaaatataaaaaggcTGCACTATTTGCTTTTGACTATTCTGGTGCCTTAGCTTTTGGTAATTACCATTTCTAGCAAACATACGAATCTCTTAATTGCCCTAAGAAAAAGTCAacaagaaataattaaataaaacttgaGCAAAACCTTGCGCATCTTTATCTCCCTGCTATCTGAGGTAAATATCCACAGGTACGGTGGGGATTATCAGAGGTTCAAATGATAAATCCCAAATAAGTTACAACCCCAGTCCAGCAGATAGTTTTTCACCTGACAACCAGCAATTACCAGGTATTCAGATAGTTTCCCTCAGCGGTAATCGAAGTGTCAAAATCGACGATTGGGAAAATAGCAGTTTACTGCGAATATCTAGAATACAAGTAAGTAAGTTGTGAGATGAGCTGCATACGTGAGGTCACAGTTTTAATAAAGAAACAGGAAAAACTTATCAAAAATCTTattttaagtgaaataaaattaaaaaatatgagtTTCCCCGGATTTTCCATCACTCAATCTAAATTTAAGACGCCCAGACTTTTTATGACAAATTTGCACGGCAATCAATGAGGCGATCGTAAATTTGCTCGAGATTCAAGCAATTAATCAATCATACTCGATCGGAGGCGTCAGCGATAGAACCTCTGCTATCGCCACAATCTGAAGGAGTGCCCACTGTGCCGCCGTAAAACCGAGATAGATACCGATTACGGATCTTATCGGCAAACCCACCTGAGTGGAGTGGTTCCGTCCGGCTGTACCAGCGATTTACAGCGCCCAGAAATGTGGTGGTTGGCCAATGTCCGGCCCAATTCACACCATAAATAATTATCACTTAATTACCGATTTATGTGTCTATCTTGTAAGGTAGCGCacacataatttcatttgcatatttttttgtatgaTTATTCGGGCACGATTTATGCGGCGCACACAAAGAGCACTTTCGAATGCCACTTGTACCGAGCTGATCTCTACAAGTCGTATTTGGTCGCTAAATTAACACTTCCGCGGCATGAACTCAACGGTTGATTCATCCCAAGTGAGAGATTTCCTTCACAGATCTCAGTCGGCGAACTTAAGTGGCTTCAATTGCGAGACGCCGCCCGGCTTGACTTTGCTCAGCTCCCTGCCAGCAGATGTATCTCATATCCCATATAAGGAATCGCGATCCGCACACTCGACACCACCGACTGTGTGTAGCTGAATCAACCGTACCGCTCGCGAACCGCTCGATCGCAACGTAGGAACGCAACTGACTCGGCGAGATTACCGGACCGGCTGATCGGGCGACTGATAAGCGCCACAAAGCCCCAACGCAAACAAAGCTCAGCTGATCGCTGGAGCGGGACAGATGGATCCATTATAGCATGCGAGAAAAATATCTGAGAGAAATTCTAACTAATCTAAAATGCACCTCCCAGAATATTACCACTTAAAATTTGTCattaaactatattttttattgaatattgtACATGGCTATTTAAGATGCTCCAAGtttcaaaataatcaaaataatatattgttttggcAACACAAAGTGAACGAAATTCGTAAGATTTAAGAAAGGCTATTTCTAACAAATGACTGCTAATTTGGATAAACAATTATAGGGCCTAATAAAACTTAGATGTTCGATTCAGAATCGTCGCCGAGCACAATGTGCTTGTAGGCCTTGGTGAGTTGTTCCAGGAATATAAAAGCAAACACCGTGTGCGGTCCTAAACGACACAAATAGGGCGTGAAGCCCTTCCAAAGGGAGGCGATGCCCTCGTTCTTGGACACCTTCATCAGAACATCCATGGTGCCCTTGTACTCGGCCGTCTTTTGCTGCTGGATGCGCGTTTTGGCCATGTCCAGCGGCATGGAGGCAATGGTGGTCAGTAGACCGGACATCATGGCGGCAGCTATGTGCAGCGAAAGTCCCGAAAAGTATTCCGAAAATGCTGCCTTTAGCTGCGAGTACGAGGCCAGCTGAACCATGTTGACGATCATGGCCCGACCCACAGTGGGCATGCATCCTTTCCAGAGGGTGGTCACACCCTCGTCCTTGACGATCCGCACAAAGGCGTTCACCACACCCTTGTAGTTTCGCCTCTCCGCCGGCGGCAAACGGTTATCGGACATCATACGGATGAGGGCCACCTCCGCCGGATTGCCGAACATGGCACCGAAAGCACCGGCCAgaatgcccatgcccatgctgGCCAACACAGTGGGCGGTGCATTGAAATGCTTGCGATAGGAGTCGATCTCCATTTGGTAGAAACCCATCCGGGCTGTCGTGTACGTGGCCTGTCGCATCAATCCAGCACTCAAGCCATTATACAAGGCGAGTATGCCCTCGTTCTTAAAAACCTTTAGCAGGCAATCGAAGGAGCTCTTGTACTCGCCCGTCGTGGCTGAAATCTGCATCCTGGTCTTCACCAAGTCCAATGGCTGCACAATGCAGGTGCCCAGCATTCCGGCCAGACCGCCATTGATGTACATCATGTACCCGGGTATGGATTTCTTTTCGATGCTGTACGCCATGGCCACTCAGAAACAGATTAGAAATTcgaatttaacaaatttatttaaaccgaaactaaatttaaaaggCTGAATGAATGGCAATCCATGCTAGGATTGAATGAGAGGTGTTATGATGCCTTCTTTGATACCATATTTTCGTAATAAAAATTCTTAGGAAGTCAGTCGAACCCTAATATACGAAACCACACCATTCCCATGATTTggattaattaaattcagtcttgcataataaacatttttttttgttgtatataAGATATGAATTACTTTACAGAACAAGCGCGCTTTACACAGACATCGtatcaatttccatttgttgGGGATGAGGTGTGCCatattttctttgcctttaGGGTTCCGAATCGGATAGCGAGTCACCGAGCACATGCTTGCCGTAGGCCTTGTTCATTTGCTCCAGGAAGACGAATGAAAATATCGTGTGTGGACCCATGCGGATTAGATACGGAGTGAAACCCTTCCACACGGCGAAGGCGCCTTCGTTCTTCACCACCTTTTTCAGTACATCGATGGTGCCACTGTATTCCGGCTTGCCATCGATTACCTTCATCTGCTGGATGCGTGTTTTGGCCATGTCCAGTGGCATTGAGGTCACGGAGGTCAGGAAGCCGGACACCAGGGCGGCGGTCAGGTGAAGAGGTATTCCTTCGCTAAGATACCCATGCAATTGGTCCTTCATCAGCGAATAGGAGGCCAGCTGCACCATATTCACGACCATGGCACGACCCACTGTCGGCAGGCATCCTCTCCAGAGCGCCACGACGCCCTCATCCTTCACAATTCTTACAAAGGCATCACCCACATTCTTGTAATTACGCCTGTCCTCCGGCATTAGGCGGTTATCGGACATCATCCGGATCAGGGCCACCTCCGCTGGATTTCCACACAAGGCTCCAAAGGCGCCAGCCACAATGCCCATGGTCATGCTGGCCACCATGGATGGATAATTTCCGAAGTTTTTGCGATACCAATCCAACTCCATCTGGTAAACGCCCATCTTGGCTGATGTGTACGAGGCCTGTCTCAACAGTCCGGCACTCAGTCCATTGTACAGGGATAACATCCCCTCGTTCTTCCAAATCTTCGAAAGAACCTCAAAGGAGTTCTTGTACTCGCGGGTGCCCAAAGTTCCTGATATCTGCATCCGGGTCTTGAGGAGGTCCAACGGCTGGACAATGCAGGTGGCCAGCATTCCGGAGGCTCCGCCCATCACGAACTTCATGTGAGTGGGCACCGTCTTCTTTTCCACCCCGTAAACTAGCGCCATGTGGAAGAGGACAATTGGAAGGTATAAGTATGTTTTGGAAAAAGAGATGTGAATTGAGAGTGTGTGGTTGGAAACGAGCCAAATTCGTATGTGGGGGTTTAATGGAGTTGACATCCATAACAAAGCCTTCCATAACAAGCTAGACTCGTACCGAAAGATAGTTCTTAAAGGTACAGCACTTCACCATGGATACAGTTCCAAAGGTACCCACTGATATGTTGCGGGCTGCCTTGCCGGATTTGGGTCGCCGTGgcattgattttaattgtggcAGTTAACAGGCCAACACCTTTGGCCAATTAACGCACCTCTATAATTTTCCTCACTTGCCAGATAATTGTGCCAGTTTTGGGCCACCCACAAATTAACGAGACCCTGGCAAGCGGCTTATTATCTGTCTCGTTGGCAATCCAACCCTTTAACATCGCCTCCTCGCCTGTCACCCTTTTCCACCATAGATGAGAGTACACAAAATGGTTAGGCATCGTTGGAAATGCAATTAGAGAGCAACTCAAACCGAAAGAACACTTTACAGGAGGCCCTCCCAATTAGACAAGCCGAAATTGTTATGTCAGGGCAGggcaaaaaccaaaccgaatTTCATGTACTCGCAAATGGCGTATCGACAACTCATTGCGGGCTAATTAGGAACTCATGCGGCGGCAAAGACCAACAAAATATTGCTGGGAAAAACCGAGAAGCGATTGCTGTCGATTTTCTACCCAAGAAAAAGGGGAAATCGCATGCGATAAAGCAATTACTTCACATTTACCcgccgaaaagtatgcagGGGAACTTCTTATTTGCCAGTTCCTAAAAAGTCCGCTGATTTCGAATGGCGCCAGGGTGTCTTAATTAACGTTGGTACAGTGATACCTTGTtctaatataaaatatacaataagtACGCAAATGAAATTCTTATCAAATAAAGTTCTAAATTAactctttatatattttaatatttttatggtattattatttacacaaacaaattaaattttgcatgGATTATATACCACAATGTTTTTCTTGGCGATTTAGAATAAGTCGTTCCTTCCTCTTAACATCAAAAACAATCCCAAGCTTTGATTGTTGCAATCACTCCTAGTACATAGTACTTGAATATCAATAATGATATCGAGGaacatttggcaaattaaGACAAACACACTCAGAATTCCCTAAAACTTGAGGCGTACTTGTGCTAACTTGGCTAACGATGCAAATGTTGTTATCAAGCAGTTTACAACATAAATACTCtaattatttatgtgcatAAGTAAAAGTGGGGCAACAGTctgcagcaaatgcaacagcaacaataacaatggcaCAATGCAATCAAACAATCAGAGACAAGCTCGCTGAACTGAAATGCCAATTgtgaaaattgtaaataaatattttaacagacgacggcaacaacaagaagtCGGGAAACTACAATAAATCAGATCATATCGGCGGCCAACTGCTGCGGTTTCAGTTGtggtaaatatatatagacatatatagctatatatgGCAGATCCAGCAGCAGAGCAGCCCTACAAGCGTGGAAGGCATGGCGCAGGAAAAACGGCGAAAAGCTGAAAGAAAAATCGCAAAAAGCAAACGACACAGCGACAACGATGACAATGCTGATAATGGCCCAAGGAGAAGGtgcggagcagctgcagcattaTGGTATCCAAAAGAATCGCCTGGAAACCACAGAAATTTACGCTCAAGCGAAGCGAGC
It contains:
- the LOC6736811 gene encoding mitochondrial 2-oxoglutarate/malate carrier protein → MAYSIEKKSIPGYMMYINGGLAGMLGTCIVQPLDLVKTRMQISATTGEYKSSFDCLLKVFKNEGILALYNGLSAGLMRQATYTTARMGFYQMEIDSYRKHFNAPPTVLASMGMGILAGAFGAMFGNPAEVALIRMMSDNRLPPAERRNYKGVVNAFVRIVKDEGVTTLWKGCMPTVGRAMIVNMVQLASYSQLKAAFSEYFSGLSLHIAAAMMSGLLTTIASMPLDMAKTRIQQQKTAEYKGTMDVLMKVSKNEGIASLWKGFTPYLCRLGPHTVFAFIFLEQLTKAYKHIVLGDDSESNI
- the LOC6736812 gene encoding mitochondrial 2-oxoglutarate/malate carrier protein; protein product: MALVYGVEKKTVPTHMKFVMGGASGMLATCIVQPLDLLKTRMQISGTLGTREYKNSFEVLSKIWKNEGMLSLYNGLSAGLLRQASYTSAKMGVYQMELDWYRKNFGNYPSMVASMTMGIVAGAFGALCGNPAEVALIRMMSDNRLMPEDRRNYKNVGDAFVRIVKDEGVVALWRGCLPTVGRAMVVNMVQLASYSLMKDQLHGYLSEGIPLHLTAALVSGFLTSVTSMPLDMAKTRIQQMKVIDGKPEYSGTIDVLKKVVKNEGAFAVWKGFTPYLIRMGPHTIFSFVFLEQMNKAYGKHVLGDSLSDSEP